One genomic window of Syngnathoides biaculeatus isolate LvHL_M chromosome 13, ASM1980259v1, whole genome shotgun sequence includes the following:
- the lrrc24 gene encoding leucine-rich repeat-containing protein 24: MVIFGLSTLVLLILALVPQPSLGCPSGCRCYSLTVECGSFGIKEIPQGAPSFTETLFLQDNAIMHIRLQDLTQLGSLHYLYLQNNSISALEPGAFVNQGQLLELALNRNLIHFVTPEMFQGLEHLRILYLAGNQITRVQDNTFRVLQRLQELHLQENSIELLADKALSGLSSLALLDLSQNHLHTLRASSLKPLVSLQVLRVTENPWRCDCALGWLRTWLSEDGQRLLSTAEQRRLMCSEPPRLSHLSLGEVAPNSLVCIPPVVQLEHSHLTVRLGESLRVSCQASGYPQPQVTWKKSSNGKAQLSPRGLVQELGPSGELFRPGVGGVVTALPSSGGKKIGGINGVVRGIEEGGERDSFDPDMGSGMLFLSNVTVAHAGRYECEAWNPGGVAKVTFHLAVNMSSSSYSSHLWPQLNTHSSVSSSSNSYNQPKVVDVSQEPLYEQDSMDFSALGAATQTAIAVGISLLALTAILLLIMIYTRHQQYHKEEVGSYCTSKEESIIYVNDYSDGPTTFAQLEEYSDDHGHEMYVLNRAKPVGSASVRCPMMGGYIPQKSIKEALLDHQVIQTLSRSGGMEVRRNPGDGGEGPLTTDPEEVFLSQSLLFGSQLAYEIHC; the protein is encoded by the exons ATGGTCATCTTTGGGTTGTCCACACTTGTCCTGCTCATCCTGGCTTTAGTTCCCCAACCTTCACTGGGATGTCCCTCAGGTTGCCGCTGCTACAGTCTCACTGTGGAATGTGGCTCTTTTGGAATCAAAGAAATCCCACAGGGTGCCCCCTCCTTCACCGAG ACATTGTTTCTCCAGGACAATGCTATTATGCATATCCGTCTTCAGGATCTGACTCAGCTGGGTAGCCTACATTACCTGTACCTCCAAAATAACAGCATTTCAGCTCTTGAGCCAGGAGCATTTGTCAACCAGGGGCAGCTACTTGAGCTCGCTCTGAACAGAAACCTCATCCATTTCGTCACCCCTGAGATGTTCCAGGGTTTGGAGCATCTTCGGATCCTCTACCTTGCAGGCAACCAGATCACTCGAGTCCAGGACAACACCTTCAGGGTGTTGCAG CGGCTCCAGGAACTCCACTTGCAGGAAAACAGCATTGAGCTACTGGCAGACAAAGCTCTGTCTGGATTGTCATCTCTGGCTCTATTGGATCTAAGCCAAAATCACCTCCACACCTTGAGGGCCTCCTCGCTCAAACCCCTTGTCAGCCTGCAGGTGCTCCGAGTCACAG AAAACCCCTGGCGCTGTGATTGTGCTCTTGGCTGGCTAAGGACATGGCTCAGTGAGGACGGTCAGCGGCTGTTAAGCACTGCTGAGCAGCGTCGGTTAATGTGCTCGGAGCCACCTCGCCTTTCCCACCTCAGCCTGGGGGAGGTGGCCCCTAATAGCCTGGTCTGCATCCCCCCTGTTGTACAACTTGAACATAGTCATCTAACTGTAAGACTCGGGGAGAGCCTCAGAGTCTCATGTCAAGCCTCAGGATATCCTCAGCCTCAGGTGACTTGGAAGAAATCTTCCAATGGCAAGGCCCAGTTGTCCCCACGTGGCTTGGTTCAAGAGCTAGGGCCCAGTGGTGAATTATTCCGACCTGGCGTTGGAGGAGTTGTGACGGCTCTGCCCagcagtggggggaaaaaaattggaggAATCAACGGGGTTGTGCGTGGGATCGAGGAGGGCGGTGAGAGGGACAGCTTCGATCCTGACATGGGGAGCGGCATGCTCTTCCTCAGCAATGTGACAGTAGCGCATGCTGGTCGCTATGAGTGTGAGGCATGGAACCCCGGTGGTGTGGCTAAGGTTACATTTCATTTAGCGGTCAATATGTCCTCCTCATCATATTCATCACACCTCTGGCCTCAATTAAACACCCATTCATCTGTTTCGTCTTCATCTAATTCCTACAACCAACCGAAGGTTGTGGATGTTAGCCAGGAGCCACTTTATGAGCAAGACAGCATGGACTTTAGTGCTCTTGGCGCAGCTACGCAGACTGCCATTGCTGTTGGCATCTCCTTGCTAGCGCTTACTGCTATTCTTCTCTTGATTATGATCTACACACGTCATCAGCAATATCataaagaagaagtgggatccTACTGTACCAGCAAAGAAGAGAGCATCATCTACGTAAATGATTACTCTGACGGACCCACTACGTTTGCACAGCTGGAGGAGTACAGTGATGACCATGGGCATGAGATGTATGTGCTTAACCGAGCAAAGCCAGTTGGGTCCGCCTCGGTGAGGTGTCCCATGATGGGTGGGTATATCccacaaaagagcattaaagaAGCTCTCCTGGATCATCAAGTGATTCAGACCCTGTCCAGATCAGGAGGAATGGAAGTTAGGAGGAATCCAGGAGATGGCGGTGAGGGGCCACTCACCACAGACCCAGAAGAGGTCTTTCTAAGTCAGAGTCTTCTTTTTGGATCACAGCTTGCTTATGAAATCCACTGCTAA